A window of the Microbulbifer aggregans genome harbors these coding sequences:
- a CDS encoding class I SAM-dependent methyltransferase encodes MSTLLQQLLQENPSETLWIADENSKFLLQSGFSYSGDLLTNRWDIARLAEGKVRHSFFNDFRLDETERHYRRIIYPVSKEKAVVHHVVNECHRALGLGGELAMLGGKQSGIKTYAAKVANCFSSDKHLEKHGSEYLTLNILHSPPSPENRLDEDNYAGLRPLKKLGGLLSKPGLFGWNKVDVGSALLAGSFAETRPANGSSVVDLGCGYGYLSTQLAQLDDFHFTATDNNAAALIACRENFRKMEIRGTVVPSDAGAELGDNIADWLICNPPFHQGFQVEGDLTSRFLSNAARLLKSNGVALFVVNEFIPLAKKAENNFGEIRQLVKNKGFCVYYLSKPLN; translated from the coding sequence ATGTCCACCCTCCTCCAACAGCTGCTTCAGGAGAACCCGTCGGAGACTCTGTGGATCGCCGACGAGAACAGCAAGTTCCTGCTCCAATCAGGCTTTTCCTATAGTGGTGACCTGCTCACCAATCGCTGGGACATCGCGCGGCTCGCGGAAGGCAAGGTCCGGCACAGTTTCTTCAACGATTTTCGCCTTGATGAAACCGAGCGACACTATCGACGCATCATCTACCCGGTGTCCAAGGAAAAGGCGGTTGTCCATCATGTGGTCAACGAGTGCCACCGGGCCCTGGGCCTCGGTGGCGAGCTGGCCATGCTGGGAGGCAAACAAAGTGGCATCAAGACGTATGCCGCCAAAGTTGCCAACTGCTTCAGCTCCGACAAACACCTGGAGAAGCACGGTAGCGAGTACCTGACTCTCAACATTCTCCATAGTCCACCTTCACCAGAAAACCGCCTCGACGAAGACAACTATGCAGGGCTGCGGCCATTGAAAAAACTCGGTGGACTGCTCAGCAAGCCGGGGCTCTTTGGCTGGAACAAGGTTGATGTCGGCAGCGCCCTGCTTGCGGGATCTTTTGCCGAAACCCGGCCAGCGAACGGCAGCAGCGTGGTGGATCTCGGCTGCGGTTACGGTTATCTGAGCACCCAGTTAGCGCAACTGGATGATTTCCACTTCACCGCTACGGACAATAACGCCGCCGCGCTGATTGCCTGTCGCGAGAACTTCAGGAAAATGGAGATTCGGGGCACGGTTGTACCGTCTGATGCCGGTGCCGAGCTGGGTGACAATATCGCCGACTGGCTGATCTGCAACCCGCCGTTTCATCAGGGCTTTCAGGTGGAGGGAGACCTCACCTCACGCTTCCTCAGCAATGCCGCCAGGCTACTGAAGAGTAACGGGGTGGCGCTCTTCGTCGTGAATGAATTTATTCCACTGGCCAAAAAGGCTGAAAACAATTTCGGCGAGATTCGCCAATTAGTCAAAAATAAGGGCTTCTGCGTTTACTACCTGAGTAAGCCATTAAATTGA
- the rsuA gene encoding 16S rRNA pseudouridine(516) synthase RsuA, translating to MRLDKAVSQVTDLSRAEVKRAAKAGRITVNGEVAGNPATKVSESDELCLDGELLEEAGPRYFMLHKPLGYVSATKDSEHPTVLDLLEEPNKQKLHIAGRLDIDTTGLVLLTDDGQWSHKITSPRHHCDKTYYAMLAERIDESAVEKFAKGIWLDGEKKRTKPAKLEILFANEVRLTIGEGRYHQVKRMFAALGNRVLELHRERIGDIVLDEDLVEGDYRPLTPEEIVSVT from the coding sequence ATGCGGCTGGACAAGGCCGTCAGCCAGGTCACGGACCTGTCGCGGGCCGAGGTCAAGCGCGCGGCCAAAGCCGGTCGCATCACTGTCAATGGCGAGGTGGCCGGCAACCCGGCCACCAAAGTCAGTGAGTCCGATGAGCTGTGCCTCGACGGCGAGCTGCTGGAAGAAGCGGGCCCGCGATATTTTATGCTGCACAAACCCCTGGGGTATGTGAGTGCCACCAAAGACAGTGAGCACCCCACCGTACTCGACCTGCTCGAAGAGCCCAACAAGCAGAAACTGCACATCGCCGGGCGACTGGACATCGACACCACTGGCCTGGTCCTGCTGACCGACGACGGCCAGTGGTCCCACAAGATCACTTCGCCCCGGCATCACTGTGACAAAACCTACTACGCGATGCTGGCGGAACGTATCGATGAAAGTGCGGTGGAGAAGTTTGCCAAGGGCATCTGGCTCGACGGTGAAAAGAAACGGACCAAACCGGCCAAGCTGGAGATCCTCTTTGCCAACGAGGTTCGCCTAACTATCGGTGAAGGCCGCTATCACCAGGTAAAACGCATGTTTGCCGCTCTGGGTAATCGTGTACTGGAACTTCACCGCGAGCGGATCGGAGATATCGTGCTCGACGAGGATCTGGTTGAAGGTGACTATCGCCCACTGACGCCAGAGGAAATCGTGTCAGTCACTTAA
- a CDS encoding GAF domain-containing protein, which yields MSSSDFYTSLHAQLAGLLSEERDWLANTANASALLFMELADINWTGFYFLRGDELILGPFQGKPACTRIPVGAGVCGTAVATGEAQLVEDVHEFPGHIACDAVSASEVVIPLYDGDRCLGVLDIDSPSLARFTEQDLAGLKGFAEVLLQNSDLSGA from the coding sequence ATGTCTTCCAGCGATTTCTATACCTCTCTCCATGCCCAACTGGCGGGCCTGCTTTCGGAAGAGCGCGACTGGCTGGCCAATACTGCCAACGCCAGCGCGCTGCTGTTTATGGAGCTGGCTGATATCAACTGGACCGGTTTTTACTTCCTGCGCGGTGACGAGCTGATCCTCGGCCCATTCCAGGGCAAGCCGGCCTGCACGCGCATCCCGGTTGGTGCAGGGGTCTGCGGTACAGCCGTAGCCACGGGCGAGGCGCAGCTAGTCGAGGACGTTCACGAGTTCCCCGGGCACATTGCCTGCGACGCTGTCTCTGCGTCCGAGGTGGTGATCCCGCTCTACGATGGTGACCGCTGCCTGGGAGTACTGGATATCGACAGTCCCTCTCTGGCGCGCTTTACCGAACAGGACCTGGCCGGACTGAAAGGTTTTGCCGAAGTCCTCCTGCAGAACAGCGACCTGTCCGGCGCCTGA
- a CDS encoding class I SAM-dependent methyltransferase translates to MALVWEKRTGGSHYEVRRHGASIRLYSNGVFHSQWNERDPLKGSLWELLFLPTFFLPPERVRSVLLLGVGGGALIRLLQRFVAPEKVVGVDLDPVHLKVARNHFGVHDTELVCADARSYVSDYLSDSHNLGFDLVIDDLFGHCDGVAERAVAADETWCRQLLRLARSSGGQGASPGLVIANFGSRGELLDSAWRSAGIRQRLGGSWTAELPGYENCVLAASAAPLERRHLLRSAPAAINPSSPGCRLVSQLRRLRC, encoded by the coding sequence ATGGCGCTGGTCTGGGAGAAGCGCACCGGCGGCAGTCACTATGAGGTGCGCCGTCACGGTGCCAGTATCCGGCTATACAGCAACGGTGTTTTCCACTCCCAGTGGAACGAACGCGACCCGCTGAAGGGTTCCCTTTGGGAGCTGCTCTTCCTGCCCACTTTTTTCCTGCCGCCTGAACGGGTTCGCTCGGTACTGCTGCTGGGGGTCGGCGGCGGTGCACTGATCCGTCTTTTACAGCGCTTTGTTGCGCCAGAGAAGGTGGTCGGTGTGGACCTCGATCCGGTCCACCTGAAAGTCGCTCGGAATCACTTCGGTGTGCATGACACCGAGCTGGTCTGTGCTGACGCCCGCAGCTATGTCTCGGATTACCTGAGTGACTCGCACAACCTCGGATTTGATCTGGTCATCGACGACTTGTTTGGACACTGCGACGGCGTCGCCGAGCGGGCTGTTGCTGCGGATGAGACCTGGTGCCGACAGTTGCTGCGTCTGGCTCGTAGCAGTGGAGGGCAGGGTGCCTCTCCCGGATTGGTGATCGCGAACTTTGGCAGCCGCGGCGAGCTTTTGGACAGCGCCTGGCGATCTGCCGGGATTCGACAGCGGCTCGGTGGCAGTTGGACGGCGGAACTTCCAGGCTACGAAAATTGCGTGCTGGCGGCGAGTGCGGCCCCCCTCGAGCGACGGCATCTGCTCCGGTCTGCTCCCGCGGCGATCAACCCCTCCAGTCCCGGCTGTCGACTGGTAAGTCAGCTCCGTAGGCTCCGCTGCTAG
- the cysC gene encoding adenylyl-sulfate kinase produces MSTTTLERKATNVHWHDGEVTRENRAKMLGHKGVTLWFTGLSGSGKSTVAVAVEKALAARGVLSYRLDGDNIRLGINANLGFSAEDRQENIRRVGEISKLFADTGVVVLSSFISPYREDREMVRRMHVEADLPYLEVFVDCALEEAEARDPKGLYKKARAGEIRGFTGIDDPYEAPAAPELHLRTDQMTLEQEVEMIISNLQARGIIA; encoded by the coding sequence GTGTCCACGACCACTTTAGAGCGCAAGGCAACCAATGTTCACTGGCATGACGGCGAGGTCACTCGCGAGAACCGTGCCAAGATGCTGGGTCACAAAGGTGTGACTCTGTGGTTCACCGGCCTGTCTGGTTCTGGCAAGAGCACTGTGGCAGTGGCGGTTGAGAAAGCGCTGGCTGCCCGCGGTGTGCTTAGCTACCGTCTGGACGGCGACAATATTCGTCTTGGAATCAACGCGAACCTGGGCTTCTCTGCAGAAGATCGCCAGGAGAATATCCGTCGTGTCGGGGAGATCTCCAAGCTGTTTGCCGATACCGGTGTGGTCGTTCTGAGCAGCTTCATCAGCCCCTACCGCGAAGATCGCGAGATGGTACGCCGCATGCACGTGGAAGCGGATCTGCCTTACCTCGAGGTATTCGTTGACTGCGCCTTGGAAGAGGCCGAAGCCCGTGATCCGAAAGGGCTGTATAAGAAAGCCCGTGCCGGAGAGATCCGCGGCTTTACCGGTATCGACGATCCCTACGAGGCGCCTGCAGCGCCGGAGCTGCACCTGCGCACTGACCAGATGACTCTGGAGCAGGAAGTGGAGATGATCATTTCCAACTTGCAGGCCCGCGGCATTATCGCCTGA
- a CDS encoding ATP-binding protein: MFLKKLILINWGNIPQLEYEFGPINLFSGGNGSGKTTAADAIQTLMTAAHDTLFTFNPGQDETTQRGRGGKQVRTLASYVLGCDDGSFARLDPTDCYIAGVFHPTSGEDSDPFTAVMAIRAHLDSSSKPAQARQDDLKFFLFPDQQLAMGDFVREYKDGRHLLPLDKFYSVLAKHFEKVEQYDKKKAYLRRLYGALRGRRDAVPDREAMHAARTFANFMAYKPVKSINDFVAQEVLEKRDLGEAIRSVSELMKTIHAMEQEARQIVDRVSALEQIGQSASLYREQWLQLRVQEYLQARHQQLRVQKTYLAGKQNQQQLRAGLDTNARETQLAAERSEELSRQLVELQAQRLGIDALRNKDELEQRISRAHRELSAQGGPLSAAQDQWQRNREAAAKLVELLNGSAAELEIPALRNKSLVQAVRQVAKEEDLPDLHKLLGKDWIDLSALDPLRERTVATEQLHSRLMRQLVSAGGDASDSLSLREQIAQQVSRWEMKAQQVQKQLHAQENRIHHLQANRVRYPQSVEQAVAAIREQCPAAEPRVLCDYVEVLDERWQMAVEGYLGGARFAILVEPEHEAAAIRIVRNLPGRSSRARVIQGDKARRDAERATIPQGSIVELMSFNHKTAEYYLRASYGSVQQVADEEELRQTRRGLTAEGVASGSYSMWRCDIEDGELVFGQGARARALAAQQRAMEQLLVEAGQVNEQYQLFRRVAAAVRDLQELSLISVVDAALAAQREWRSAEQALENLDLADSQHLEAQVADLREQLQLQQKQQSGLQHEAGKLERDLENTGKQLKALSGELDALDEALSDCEAAVKRIAQITPDYDAEQILQTADEQVERAGDNFDFGAELEEWQGRLEKYCRQLDRAVMEYNAEGSTGDSLAFEPDLTSGHDERLFRLVSGLYDQVEALRNRLKNNLLVDRHEQLLGLKKSFNTTFVTHLCHAIYQSINDGKQVLDDLNKELEHHRFGADRERFRFAYRWVPEFKEYWDFFRAVIELPSLGEEQSLFDADLDQRHQKVRDRLLNMLLSEDEQVARRELDRISDYRNYRNYEIYKEPEGKEPIALSQYGTGSGGQLETPAYIIRSAAVTSAFRFNEGSSHLQMVLVDEAFSKMDETRSKEVIRYLTETLGLQLLFIMPSSKSGPFMDLISNQFVFSKCPSASPVGQLNTRVYVDRKVCNRERIAELWANHRRTIRQQASLDFMELVEGEPA, translated from the coding sequence GTGTTTCTTAAGAAGCTGATCCTGATCAACTGGGGCAATATCCCGCAGCTGGAATACGAGTTCGGGCCTATCAACCTGTTTTCCGGCGGCAACGGTTCGGGCAAGACCACGGCGGCGGATGCCATTCAGACCCTGATGACCGCTGCCCACGATACGCTGTTTACCTTCAACCCGGGCCAGGACGAAACCACCCAGCGCGGCCGTGGTGGCAAGCAGGTACGGACACTTGCCTCCTATGTGCTGGGTTGTGACGATGGTAGCTTTGCTCGGTTGGATCCGACCGATTGTTACATCGCCGGTGTTTTTCATCCGACCAGCGGTGAAGACAGCGATCCGTTTACCGCGGTGATGGCCATCCGCGCCCACCTGGATTCTAGTAGCAAGCCGGCGCAGGCGCGCCAGGACGACCTCAAGTTTTTCCTGTTCCCTGACCAGCAGTTGGCCATGGGTGACTTTGTCCGCGAGTACAAGGACGGGCGCCATTTGCTGCCGCTGGACAAGTTCTATTCCGTACTGGCCAAACACTTCGAGAAAGTCGAGCAGTACGACAAGAAAAAGGCTTACCTGCGCCGGCTTTACGGCGCCCTGCGTGGCCGCCGGGATGCTGTTCCGGACCGTGAGGCGATGCACGCCGCGCGCACCTTTGCCAACTTCATGGCGTATAAGCCGGTAAAAAGCATCAACGATTTCGTTGCTCAGGAAGTATTGGAAAAGCGCGATCTCGGCGAGGCCATTCGCTCGGTTTCCGAGCTGATGAAAACCATCCACGCCATGGAGCAGGAGGCCCGCCAGATCGTTGACCGGGTTTCTGCGCTCGAGCAGATCGGCCAATCGGCTTCCCTATATCGGGAGCAGTGGCTGCAACTGCGGGTGCAGGAATACCTGCAGGCACGCCATCAGCAGCTGCGGGTGCAGAAGACCTACCTGGCCGGCAAGCAGAATCAGCAGCAATTGCGCGCCGGGCTGGACACCAATGCACGGGAAACGCAACTGGCGGCCGAGCGCAGCGAGGAGCTCAGCCGTCAGCTGGTAGAGCTGCAGGCACAGCGGCTGGGTATCGACGCGTTGCGTAACAAGGATGAGCTGGAGCAGCGGATCAGCCGCGCGCACCGAGAGTTGTCGGCGCAGGGCGGCCCGCTCTCCGCAGCTCAGGATCAGTGGCAGCGCAATCGAGAAGCGGCGGCCAAGCTGGTTGAGCTGCTGAACGGCTCGGCGGCCGAGCTGGAAATTCCGGCCCTCAGGAATAAGTCCCTGGTGCAGGCGGTTCGGCAGGTAGCGAAGGAAGAAGATCTGCCGGATCTGCACAAACTACTGGGTAAGGACTGGATTGATCTCTCCGCACTTGACCCGCTGCGCGAGCGGACCGTTGCCACGGAGCAACTTCACAGCCGTCTGATGCGCCAGCTGGTTAGCGCCGGCGGGGACGCCAGTGACAGTCTCTCCCTGCGAGAACAGATTGCCCAGCAGGTATCTCGCTGGGAGATGAAAGCTCAGCAGGTGCAGAAACAACTACATGCCCAGGAAAATCGTATTCACCATCTGCAGGCCAACCGCGTGCGCTATCCCCAGTCGGTGGAGCAGGCGGTAGCGGCGATCCGTGAGCAATGTCCGGCTGCGGAGCCGCGGGTACTCTGCGACTACGTGGAGGTACTCGACGAGCGCTGGCAGATGGCGGTCGAGGGATACCTGGGTGGTGCGCGGTTCGCAATCTTGGTCGAGCCTGAGCACGAGGCTGCGGCCATTCGCATCGTGCGCAACCTGCCGGGACGCAGCAGCCGGGCCCGGGTCATCCAGGGGGACAAGGCACGCCGCGACGCGGAGCGCGCGACCATCCCGCAGGGCTCCATCGTCGAGCTGATGTCGTTCAACCACAAGACTGCCGAGTATTATCTGCGCGCCTCCTATGGTTCGGTGCAGCAGGTAGCCGATGAGGAGGAGCTTCGCCAGACTCGCCGTGGCCTCACCGCCGAAGGGGTGGCCAGTGGCAGTTACAGCATGTGGCGCTGCGATATCGAGGATGGGGAGCTCGTGTTCGGCCAGGGTGCGAGGGCCCGGGCACTGGCTGCGCAGCAGCGCGCAATGGAGCAGCTGTTGGTGGAGGCGGGGCAGGTCAACGAGCAGTACCAGCTATTCCGCCGGGTGGCGGCTGCGGTGCGTGATCTGCAGGAGCTGTCACTCATTTCGGTAGTGGACGCGGCACTGGCTGCCCAGCGGGAATGGCGTAGCGCCGAACAGGCGCTGGAAAACCTGGACCTGGCCGATAGCCAGCATCTGGAAGCGCAGGTCGCCGATTTGCGGGAACAATTACAGTTACAGCAAAAGCAGCAGTCCGGCCTGCAACACGAAGCGGGCAAGCTGGAGCGGGACCTGGAGAACACCGGCAAGCAGCTGAAGGCGCTTTCCGGCGAGCTGGACGCGCTGGACGAGGCCCTCTCCGATTGTGAAGCCGCGGTGAAACGTATCGCGCAGATCACACCAGACTACGATGCTGAGCAGATCTTGCAGACGGCCGATGAGCAGGTCGAGCGGGCCGGGGACAATTTCGACTTCGGTGCAGAGCTGGAAGAGTGGCAGGGCCGTCTGGAGAAGTACTGCCGCCAGCTGGATCGTGCGGTGATGGAATATAACGCGGAAGGCTCTACCGGTGATTCTCTTGCCTTCGAACCTGATCTGACATCGGGTCATGATGAACGGCTGTTCCGGCTGGTCTCTGGCCTGTACGACCAGGTGGAGGCATTGCGCAATCGCCTGAAGAACAATCTTCTGGTGGATCGCCACGAGCAGCTTTTGGGACTGAAGAAGTCCTTCAACACCACTTTTGTCACCCACCTGTGCCATGCGATCTACCAGTCCATCAACGACGGTAAGCAGGTGCTGGATGACCTGAACAAGGAGTTGGAGCACCACCGCTTTGGTGCGGACAGGGAGCGGTTCCGTTTCGCCTACCGCTGGGTGCCTGAATTCAAGGAGTACTGGGATTTCTTCCGCGCGGTGATCGAATTGCCGAGTCTCGGTGAGGAGCAGAGTCTCTTCGATGCGGACCTGGACCAACGCCACCAGAAGGTCCGCGATCGCCTGTTGAACATGCTGTTGAGCGAGGATGAGCAGGTGGCGCGGCGGGAGCTGGATCGCATCAGCGACTACCGCAACTATCGCAATTACGAAATCTACAAAGAGCCGGAGGGCAAAGAGCCTATTGCTCTAAGCCAATACGGTACCGGCTCCGGCGGTCAGCTGGAGACGCCGGCCTACATTATTCGCTCTGCGGCGGTGACCTCCGCTTTCCGCTTCAATGAGGGCAGCAGCCACCTGCAGATGGTGCTGGTGGATGAAGCCTTCTCGAAAATGGATGAGACTCGATCCAAAGAGGTCATTCGCTACCTGACAGAGACTCTGGGCCTGCAGCTGCTGTTCATTATGCCCAGCAGCAAGTCCGGTCCCTTCATGGACCTGATCTCCAACCAGTTTGTGTTCAGCAAGTGTCCCAGCGCCTCACCGGTTGGGCAGCTGAACACCCGGGTCTATGTCGATCGCAAGGTCTGTAATCGTGAGCGTATTGCCGAACTCTGGGCCAATCACCGCCGAACGATTCGACAGCAGGCATCGCTGGACTTTATGGAGCTTGTGGAAGGTGAGCCGGCGTAG
- the folD gene encoding bifunctional methylenetetrahydrofolate dehydrogenase/methenyltetrahydrofolate cyclohydrolase FolD, which produces MSALVLDGKALAQKTEEELSARVAKLKEKSGGQTPILATILVGDDPASATYVKMKGNACRRIGMDSLQVELPSSTTTEELLAKIEELNGNPNVHGILLQHPVPEQIDERACFDAIGLDKDVDGVTCLGFGRMAMGEEAYGCATPKGIMRLLEAYKVELEGKHAVVVGRSPILGKPMAAMLLNANATVTICHSRTKDLAEHIRRADIVVGAVGRPEFIKAEWIKDGAVVVDAGYHPGGVGDIELAPLVDRVAAYTPVPGGVGPMTINTLIYQSVDSGERKIG; this is translated from the coding sequence ATGTCTGCACTGGTTCTCGATGGCAAGGCCCTGGCTCAGAAAACCGAAGAAGAACTGTCGGCCCGCGTGGCCAAGCTGAAGGAAAAGAGCGGCGGCCAGACGCCGATCCTGGCCACCATCCTTGTGGGTGATGACCCCGCTTCCGCCACTTACGTAAAGATGAAGGGCAATGCCTGCCGTCGCATTGGAATGGATTCTCTCCAGGTGGAACTGCCCTCCTCTACCACCACCGAAGAACTGCTCGCCAAGATCGAGGAGCTGAACGGGAACCCGAACGTACATGGCATCCTGCTTCAGCATCCAGTTCCTGAGCAGATTGACGAGCGCGCCTGTTTCGATGCCATCGGCTTGGACAAGGATGTAGACGGCGTAACCTGCCTCGGCTTTGGCCGCATGGCGATGGGAGAAGAAGCCTACGGTTGTGCAACCCCCAAGGGCATCATGCGTCTGCTGGAAGCCTATAAGGTAGAGCTGGAAGGCAAGCATGCCGTCGTCGTAGGCCGCAGCCCAATCCTCGGCAAGCCCATGGCGGCCATGCTGTTGAACGCCAACGCCACTGTCACAATCTGCCACTCCCGCACCAAGGATCTGGCTGAGCACATCCGTCGGGCGGATATCGTGGTCGGCGCAGTGGGCCGTCCGGAGTTCATCAAGGCCGAATGGATCAAGGACGGTGCCGTGGTTGTCGACGCCGGCTACCATCCCGGCGGCGTGGGCGATATCGAACTGGCCCCGCTGGTGGATCGCGTAGCAGCTTACACCCCGGTTCCCGGTGGTGTCGGCCCCATGACCATCAACACCCTCATCTACCAGTCCGTCGATTCCGGCGAGCGCAAGATAGGCTGA